In one window of Streptomyces sp. NBC_01224 DNA:
- a CDS encoding LON peptidase substrate-binding domain-containing protein gives MTTARLPLFPLNAVLFPGLVLPLNVFEERYRAMMRELLKTDADEPRRFAVVAIRDGREVAPTAAGMPEAVSTPAERGPADGFGPDPIQTFHRVGCIADAAKIRERPDGSFEVLATGTTRVKLLSVDASGPYLTAELEELDEEPGEEAGALAEGVLRAFRNYQKRLAGASERSLTTGADLPDDPSVVSYLVAAAAVFDIPCKQRLLQAPDTATRLREELTLLRSETAVIRHLPSLPAVDLTRAPTHPN, from the coding sequence GTGACCACCGCTCGCCTGCCTCTGTTCCCGCTGAACGCGGTGCTGTTTCCCGGCCTCGTGCTGCCGCTGAACGTCTTCGAAGAGCGTTATCGCGCCATGATGCGCGAGCTGCTGAAGACCGACGCCGACGAACCCCGCCGCTTCGCCGTGGTCGCGATCCGCGACGGCCGCGAGGTCGCCCCGACGGCCGCCGGAATGCCGGAGGCGGTGAGCACCCCCGCCGAGCGCGGTCCCGCGGACGGCTTCGGCCCCGATCCGATCCAGACTTTCCACCGGGTCGGCTGCATCGCCGACGCGGCGAAGATCCGGGAACGGCCGGACGGCAGCTTCGAGGTCCTCGCGACCGGCACCACCCGGGTCAAGCTGCTCTCCGTCGACGCGAGCGGCCCCTATCTGACGGCCGAACTCGAAGAGCTGGACGAGGAACCCGGCGAGGAGGCCGGCGCACTCGCCGAGGGCGTCCTGCGGGCCTTCCGCAACTACCAGAAGCGACTGGCCGGGGCGAGCGAACGCTCCCTGACGACGGGTGCGGACCTGCCCGACGACCCCTCCGTCGTCTCCTACCTGGTCGCGGCGGCGGCCGTATTCGACATCCCGTGCAAGCAGCGGCTGCTCCAGGCACCCGACACCGCGACCCGACTGCGCGAGGAACTGACACTGCTGCGCTCCGAGACCGCCGTCATCCGACATCTGCCGTCCCTGCCCGCGGTGGACCTGACGCGTGCCCCGACCCACCCCAACTGA
- a CDS encoding ABC transporter permease: protein MRGRAASEQEQRQVTSIVPAQAVTGPVRTADDGRAGRDGQEGAAPAPLAPRARLFPSLAAVYRAQLSRARVARIPLLFVATFQSVGIMVLMRGVVDGGSEARAVVAGSSVLVVAFVALNLLAQYFGQLRAGGGLDHYATLPVPPAAVVLGAAGAYASFTVPGTIVTAVAGSVLFGLPLTHLWVLVAVIPLSGAALSGLGAAMGLLAPRQELATLLGQLGMSAALLLGVLPADRLPGPIGWARDLLPSTYGVEALSRSFDTHPDWAVVALDLAVCAVVGVLSLAAATWAYRRAAVR, encoded by the coding sequence ATGCGTGGCCGGGCAGCGAGCGAACAGGAGCAGCGCCAGGTGACGAGCATCGTTCCCGCGCAGGCGGTGACCGGACCCGTCCGGACCGCCGATGACGGCCGTGCCGGCCGCGACGGCCAGGAGGGGGCAGCTCCCGCGCCGCTCGCGCCACGGGCCCGGCTGTTCCCCTCGCTCGCGGCCGTCTACCGTGCCCAGCTGTCCAGGGCCAGGGTCGCCCGTATCCCGCTGCTCTTCGTCGCGACCTTCCAGTCCGTCGGGATCATGGTGCTGATGCGCGGGGTCGTCGACGGCGGCTCCGAGGCGCGCGCCGTTGTCGCCGGATCCAGCGTCCTCGTGGTGGCCTTCGTCGCGCTCAACCTGCTCGCCCAGTACTTCGGGCAGCTGCGGGCCGGCGGCGGACTCGACCACTACGCCACCCTGCCGGTGCCGCCTGCCGCTGTGGTGCTCGGTGCGGCCGGGGCGTACGCCTCGTTCACCGTGCCCGGCACGATCGTCACGGCCGTGGCGGGGAGCGTGCTGTTCGGACTGCCGCTGACGCATCTGTGGGTGCTCGTCGCCGTCATCCCGCTCTCCGGGGCGGCGCTCTCCGGGCTCGGTGCCGCGATGGGGCTGCTCGCGCCCCGGCAGGAGCTGGCCACGCTGCTCGGGCAGCTGGGCATGTCGGCGGCGTTGCTGCTCGGCGTCCTGCCGGCCGACCGGCTGCCCGGGCCTATCGGCTGGGCCCGCGATCTGCTGCCCTCCACGTACGGTGTCGAGGCGCTCTCCCGGTCCTTCGACACCCACCCCGACTGGGCGGTCGTCGCACTGGATCTCGCGGTCTGCGCCGTCGTCGGCGTCCTCTCGCTGGCTGCGGCCACCTGGGCGTACCGCAGGGCAGCGGTCCGGTGA
- a CDS encoding oxidoreductase, with amino-acid sequence MTEPHDGDFPDGLSAAELGMWQAFRNGSTYDLRARDPARDDPFAPRAWGPERSVNGRVVARLLLSGPPPRPGRVAALKLRGVRITGTLDLAGGRVAPYVELTGCRFESEVVLPECHFTTLRMVGCAMPRLEAARLRTEGDLHLPRCRIKRGIRLTDAQIGTDLLINQIEIGPDRNGRALAGDGLAVAQDLQAEMVEARGELSLRGAKVGGSLSLRGSRLRGREGRRALNAPQLTVERTLYMSEAWVSIDTGNQGTTPPYGIVMAPTPARGTRSQIFECRGGVRLDDGRFGDAVDLHKARFVLARHEELSLRRIVAPELRFNAERPEEGRVVLNGAKVVTLIDVSTSWPGPGGLAMGGFVYENLVPYGHFPLSRRLEWVAAATPEYVPEPYERLATVLRNCGEDADAREVLLAKQRRRRETLPPAAKLWGFLQDWTVAYGYRPGRAAVWMAVLWAAGALAFAQHVPAAIKQDEHPQWNPALYALDLLVPVINLGQDGYWRMEGGWQWAAAVLVLLGWILATTVAAGASRLLRRG; translated from the coding sequence GGGCCGGAGCGCAGTGTGAACGGGCGCGTCGTCGCCCGGCTGCTGCTGTCCGGGCCACCACCGCGGCCCGGCCGGGTCGCCGCGCTGAAGCTCCGGGGTGTACGGATCACCGGGACGCTGGATCTCGCGGGCGGGCGCGTCGCGCCGTACGTCGAGCTGACCGGCTGCCGCTTCGAGAGTGAGGTGGTGCTGCCCGAATGCCATTTCACGACGTTGCGGATGGTCGGCTGCGCGATGCCGCGGCTGGAGGCGGCCCGGTTGCGCACCGAGGGCGATCTGCATCTGCCGCGCTGCCGCATCAAGCGCGGGATCAGGCTCACCGACGCACAGATCGGCACCGATCTGCTGATCAACCAGATCGAGATCGGCCCCGACCGCAACGGGCGGGCCCTGGCCGGTGACGGGCTGGCGGTCGCCCAGGACCTGCAGGCGGAAATGGTCGAGGCGCGCGGCGAGCTGAGCCTGCGCGGGGCGAAGGTCGGCGGTTCGCTGAGTCTGCGCGGCAGCCGGCTGCGGGGCAGGGAGGGGCGGCGCGCGCTGAACGCCCCTCAGCTGACCGTGGAGCGGACGCTGTACATGAGCGAGGCGTGGGTGAGCATCGACACCGGGAACCAGGGCACCACTCCCCCGTACGGCATCGTCATGGCGCCGACCCCGGCGCGCGGTACGCGTTCGCAGATCTTCGAGTGCCGCGGCGGGGTGCGCCTGGACGACGGACGGTTCGGCGACGCGGTCGATCTGCACAAGGCACGGTTCGTTCTGGCCAGGCACGAGGAGCTGTCGCTGCGCCGGATCGTCGCCCCGGAGCTGCGTTTCAACGCGGAACGGCCGGAGGAGGGCCGGGTCGTTCTGAACGGCGCGAAGGTCGTCACGCTGATCGATGTGTCGACCAGTTGGCCGGGGCCCGGCGGTCTGGCGATGGGCGGTTTCGTGTACGAGAACCTCGTCCCGTACGGGCACTTCCCGCTCTCCCGGCGCCTGGAGTGGGTGGCGGCGGCAACCCCGGAGTACGTACCGGAGCCGTACGAACGCCTCGCCACGGTGCTGCGCAACTGCGGGGAGGACGCGGACGCCCGCGAGGTGCTGCTGGCCAAGCAGCGGCGGCGCCGCGAGACGCTGCCGCCCGCCGCGAAGCTCTGGGGCTTCCTCCAGGACTGGACGGTGGCGTACGGCTACCGGCCGGGGCGGGCCGCGGTGTGGATGGCGGTGCTGTGGGCGGCGGGTGCGCTGGCCTTCGCCCAGCACGTCCCGGCGGCGATCAAACAGGATGAGCATCCGCAGTGGAATCCGGCGCTGTACGCACTGGATCTGCTGGTACCGGTCATCAATCTCGGCCAGGACGGTTACTGGCGGATGGAGGGCGGCTGGCAGTGGGCGGCGGCCGTGCTCGTCCTGCTGGGTTGGATACTGGCCACGACGGTCGCGGCGGGCGCCTCACGGCTGCTGCGCCGGGGCTGA
- a CDS encoding ABC transporter permease, producing the protein MTAPLTPPNQPSSNDPWQTPPKWGGQGGPGRPGGPGGSDSGSLLEAQEERDLRSDLLRAAVVTVLVTAAGIGLGLLWLWLAPRVPLISDNTAVYLSDSEGEEAIGADGTFVLLALAFGALSAALVFLFQRRGGIALVVGLALGGLLGSLLAWRLGVWLGPNQDVVAHARAVGKGVVFDAPLKLRAKGALLAWPLGAMAVHLGLTALFGPRDPEPEWGVFPGWAAGGSVPGAGPSSAGGGVPPVPPAES; encoded by the coding sequence GTGACCGCACCTCTGACACCGCCCAACCAGCCCTCGTCCAACGACCCCTGGCAGACCCCGCCGAAATGGGGTGGTCAGGGTGGGCCCGGTCGTCCCGGCGGCCCGGGTGGCTCCGATTCCGGCAGCCTGCTGGAGGCGCAGGAGGAGCGGGATCTCCGGTCGGATCTGCTGCGGGCCGCTGTGGTCACCGTTCTCGTGACCGCTGCGGGCATCGGGCTCGGACTCCTCTGGCTGTGGCTGGCCCCGCGGGTTCCGCTGATCTCCGACAACACGGCCGTCTACCTCAGCGACAGCGAGGGCGAGGAGGCGATCGGCGCAGACGGTACGTTCGTGCTGCTGGCACTGGCCTTCGGCGCTCTCTCCGCGGCGCTGGTCTTCTTGTTCCAGCGGCGTGGCGGAATCGCCCTGGTGGTGGGGCTCGCGCTGGGCGGGCTGCTCGGTTCGCTGCTGGCCTGGCGGCTGGGAGTGTGGCTCGGGCCGAACCAGGACGTGGTCGCACACGCGCGGGCGGTCGGCAAGGGCGTGGTCTTCGATGCGCCGCTCAAGCTGCGGGCGAAGGGGGCGTTGCTGGCGTGGCCGCTGGGGGCGATGGCGGTTCATCTCGGGTTGACGGCGTTGTTCGGGCCACGGGATCCGGAGCCGGAGTGGGGTGTGTTCCCGGGGTGGGCCGCGGGTGGATCTGTGCCGGGGGCGGGGCCGTCGTCCGCGGGCGGGGGTGTGCCGCCTGTGCCGCCGGCTGAGTCCTAG
- the ybaK gene encoding Cys-tRNA(Pro) deacylase: MAKKPKKQQSGGTPATVALTAAGTAFTVHAYDHDPASASYGEEAAEALGVSSDRVFKTLVADVDGTLTVAVVPVAGSLDLKALASAVGGKRAAMADPTAAERTTGYVRGGISPLGQRKRLRTVLDASAQSHETICVSAGRRGLEVELSPTDLASLTGAVFAEIGRG; encoded by the coding sequence GTGGCGAAGAAGCCGAAGAAGCAGCAGTCCGGCGGCACCCCGGCAACGGTCGCATTGACCGCGGCCGGCACGGCGTTCACCGTCCACGCCTACGACCACGACCCGGCGTCGGCCTCCTACGGCGAGGAGGCGGCCGAGGCACTGGGCGTCTCCTCCGACCGGGTCTTCAAGACCCTGGTCGCGGACGTCGACGGCACACTCACCGTGGCGGTCGTCCCGGTGGCCGGCTCCCTGGACCTCAAGGCCCTGGCCTCCGCGGTGGGCGGCAAACGAGCCGCGATGGCCGACCCGACAGCCGCAGAACGCACCACCGGCTACGTACGGGGCGGCATCTCCCCCCTGGGCCAGCGGAAGCGGCTGCGTACGGTGCTGGACGCGTCGGCACAGTCCCACGAAACAATCTGCGTCTCGGCGGGCCGCCGCGGCCTGGAGGTCGAACTCTCCCCCACGGATCTGGCGTCCCTGACGGGGGCGGTGTTCGCGGAGATCGGCCGGGGGTAG